taaaataccatttaaaaatgtgaaagtacacAAGAGTTTGATTAAGAGTAGGATCAAAAgttgtgatagaaaatatttgagggaCCAAAAGTTGCCTAAAATTTTGATagagattaaaaacaaaattcaagatATTTATTGGgactaaaaacttatttaacaaatgatttttatagtgttacataattttgtgtaaattttttttttcatgcactaaaatcaaaacaagacgTAATTGCTGTaccgttttcatatttaagaaaaaaaaataaaaatcatagaaATGTTGAGAGATTTCCAAAACCTCAGTCAAAATTCAGAAATAGCATGAGCATTATTCCCGTCTTGATAAGAAAACAAGAGGTTAAAAGCAAGGGTCAAAAAAGTGGCACATCTTCTTGGGTTCACACAAGCTTTTCTTCTAATTTCAATGTTCACATCATAAGCATGCTGACTtataacacaaacaaacaaacacacaccTTGACCTTTCTCTCTCCTTCACCGCGTACAATCCTTGACCCAAGCCAAATGTTAAAACACTTTTACTACTCCTAATCACACGTAAGTAACTTCACAAACCATTTTTGGATTTTGAATTTTCATTCAAAGAAAGACATGTCTCTTGCTTCATctgatcacaacaacatcaaggGAGTTCTTACTCATGGTGGACGATATGTTCAGTACAATATCTATGGTAACATCTTTCAAGTCTCCAGCAAGTATGTCCCTCCTATTCGTCCTGTTGGAAGAGGAGCTTATGGTATTGTCTGgtaaggaaaaacaaattatggggttaccttttctttttttctttttttctttttcttttgcttgcttgatttgtttccttttttagttaTTTAGGCCATGTTTGtgaaaacaacttaattaagggGTTATAGCATACTAAAAAGAATAATTAGTTCTTGACATTTTCATATAATGGACAAATCAGTTCCTATGTTGATTTTGACTCATCATATTAGAGGCCTAATTTTTCTTTGTATAGAAATGTTAGGGATAAATTTGGATATAATATTTTGTGAATGACTGAATTGAGCTTATAGCATAAACTTTTACTCTCTTTGGTCCCTTTTATAAGACACCAttcatttttagatttattgaataactgatgtatctggtctataaccAGATACTCTTTATAGGCTAGATActtcaattattcaattatgCAAGTGACCGTTTTAGAGAGAACAAAAAGATCGATCCTATAGTTTAAAGTTGAATTTAAAATGAGAAAGGATCATTGTTTCTGGTGATTTACAATTTGACACTGTAAAGAACACAATCCTAAGGAAGGACTTGTTAAACTGAAGATAATATGTATCTGGTGGATGACGTTTTAAAATTTGGTGTGTTCAACGATAGCTTGTTTTTTCTCATTCAAGTGGATTTAGATTCTGTTATCAACAATGTTATTGACAACattattttctcattttcctTCAGTGCTGCTGTAAATGCGGAGACACGGGAAGAAGTTGCAATTAAGAAGGTTGGCAATGCATTTGACAACAGAATCGATGCCAAAAGGACCTTACGAGAAATTAAACTTCTCCGGCACATGGATCATGAAAAtgtaattttgaaaaacctTTTACTTATATCATCACATTTAAACCTTGTTTCCATCATTTGCTGATTTCCTAGAACACATACTCGTCAGTTCTTGATTCATGAAAATTCCGTAATTGCATTTCAATTATACAATCTTTATTAgaattcaatttcaaacaagGATTTTTTACTTACCAGTTACTTCTCCAATGCAGGTGATAGCCCTTAAGGACATTATACGACCACCACAGATGGAAAATTTCAATGATGTGTACATTGTTTATGAGTTAATGGATACTGATCTGCATCAAATAATTCGTTCCAATCAACCATTGACTGATGATCATTGTCGGGTTAGCACTGGAACTATTTCTCAGTACTCAACATGCATTGATTTATATAGCAATTGATATTTAATTTGTGATTAAACTGTCGTACAGCGACTGATAAGACATGTTTTTCCAGTATTTTCTATATCAGTTGTTACGAGGACTGAAATATGTACACTCAGCAAATGTTCTGCACCGTGATCTAAAGCCTAGCAACTTGCTACTCAATTCCAACTGTGATCTTAAGATTGGAGACTTTGGTCTAGCTAGAACCACGTCCGAAACCGATTTCATGACTGAGTATGTGGTTACTCGATGGTACCGAGCTCCAGAATTGCTTCTCAATTGTTCAGAATATACTGCCGCCATTGATATATGGTCTGTTGGTTGCATCCTTGGAGAAATCATGACAAGACAACCCCTATTTCCGGGAAAAGATTATGTTCATCAGCTCAGATTGATCACCGAGGTATTAGCTAGAGatgttaaatgattttttttaaaaccatttTTGAGTAATTAAAGTGGAACTATTGGCCCTTTTACAACTGTTCCGAAGACTCGGTACCTTGAGGTTGCAAGGCTAAGATATTACCACTGAGCCCTCAAGTGTGAGATGTTGAATGAAATATTTTTCTACTTACTTGCAAATTGCAACCCGGCTTTTGCCCATTTTTATCTTTCCTTTATAGATCAGAATGTTGCATCCATTGATTTTAGTTTGACAAGTTTTCTTTGATTTAAAAAGCTCATAGGTTCACCTGATGACACCAGCCTTGGATTTCTACGAAGTGATAATGCTCGTAGATATCTAAAACAGCTTCCTCAATATCCAAGGCAACAATTTGCTGCTAGGTTTCCCAGCATGTCTGCTGGTGCAGTTGATTTGTTAGAGAAGATGCTTGTTTTTGATCCGACTAGGCGCATTACAGGTAAACTGACATGTTTTatcttatcttttatttttcttcgcaatcattgtaattttattttaaaataattaccCTTCTAAGTTTCTATTGTTTTCTGACCGCTGCTATATAGTTGATGAAGCTCTACGCCACCAATACTTGGCACCTCTCCATGATATTAATGAGGAACCTGTTTGCTCTATAcctttcaattttgattttgagaaaCCATCTTTCACTGAACAAGATATCAAGGATCTAATTTGGAGAGAAACTGTTAAGTTCAATCCTGGTCCACCTATTTATTGAGATTTTGTACTTTACATTCTATCTGTATAGTTAAATATTTTATGACTGATTTACAATACTACTGGCAAATTAGTCTCCactaaaatatgaaaaattattGGATATATTGAGCCCTTTTTTTTGCCAAATAATATTGACATTCTCTTCTCACCACTTTTATTGTTTTGCTTCTTTAGAATGAATCTGTATTAGATAATCACATGACTTTAAAAAGTTGATAAATATTTAGCTTTAAATCTTACATCATCATCAAGCCATCAAGTTCCATAGACTagtagagaaagaaaaaaactgtTTGATTACACTATAATTTGAAACACCATTCACTTATCAACTTTCAGAAATACTTATGAGAAAGATCATTACTAAAAAAGTAACCTACATAGACTAATACATCTCTACATATTTCATGTTGTAAGCACACTTCTTAAGCTCCAACTTATCAATAGGTAAACTCTCTTCCGGAAAATCACATGCTCCGATTTTCTCAGGACCTTGATCAGGCAACAGATCACAAGGCGGAGGCGTCACTCCGCTAGTCATCCCTTCAATATCAGTACATGTCCATGGCCTTTTCTTGGCCTTAACTGCCATTCCTAGTGTTACATTAGCAATACAAATTCCCTTAAAAGGGTCATTGGAAATTCCTTCAAACTTTGCTGCTATGGTAACATTCTCAGCCACAACATCTCTATAGTTGATATTTGCAATCTCAGGCAAAGCATTAGGATCAAAGTGAGTATCAGCATGTGAATTATAATCACCTGTCATCTTAAATGCCCATTTCATAGTATGCATGGTAAATCTTTTCACATATATGTCCTTCACATACCCTCCTCTACCAACAGCTGTTTTGATTCTGACACCTGATTCTGTTTGGATGGCTGTGATGTCTTCAGCTCTAACATCTTGTATCCCTCCTGACATCTCACTTCCTAAGGCTATGGTTGCACTGAATGGTGAAATGCATGTTAGTCTTCTGATTACTAGTTGTTTTGTGGGCCATCCAAATTTTATGCCATACTCATCCCATCCACTCTTCACAGCAACACAGTCATCTCCAGAAACTATGTAACAGTCTTCAATTTTTACATTTGTGCAAGAATCTAACATGAACACAAAGGAAATGAGCATAATGTTTATCAGTCCAATCAACGGTTTTTTGGTTGCATTGTATCAAATGCTTGCTAATGCTAACTTTCATTTAGACCCTAGTGGAATAAACAATTTATGGTATCtttgagcttagctcagttggtacttggtaggaacatcacattatatatagtCCCCTGAGCTTAGTTCAATTAGTAGGAACATCACTTTATATATGTAGGAGgtggagttcgaaccccggacactccacttattcacctcaagggtgaaatttctagtcactaggctacttgacaactttttttttttatttttttttaattaaacgcTATATCATAAACGTTTATCATATCTATGTTTATGTATTGtgtaagctatttctataacaaaagataaagtgtttatgctataagtgcttaattaagtaACTTATCCAACCATGAactataaactattttcataaaatatccTAGAGAGCTTATGTAAATAAGTTAAGATAGCTTATAGACATGTtacaagttgtttttataagctctcctaaacaatctcacaagtgttgatatttgtaaataaattcaaatatgtTAATCTGAACATCCTCTTAATGCCAATGATCCATGTTACTTgtcctatttttattattaggagTAACATTATTAATGCTCAAATAAGTCAAGTACTGACCTGGATTGATACCATCAGTGTTAGGAGATGTGACAGGAGCAATAATAGTGATGCCTTGCACAATAATGTTGCTGTATATAGTGTTgaaatttttgttattatatagCCTTTGAAAGTACAAGAGGAACTAAGAGATGAAATGTGAATTTAAGAACATATCATAGTTACCTGCTGTAAACAGGATGAACATTCCATGATGGAGAATTGAGGAGAGTTAGATTTGAGATTTGAATGCTGTCCGAGAACATAAGTTCAATCAGGTATGGTCGAGTGTACTTCAACTTTTTTCTGTGAAACTGTTGCCACCAAAATGTACCTTGACCATCTATGGTGCCATTTTCCCCTGTTAACAAAAGGATCACAGTTGGTTATTGATATCAAGATTTATCTAAATCTATATACACAATTTCTATTGTAGATTACTTATTATGAAGGTGGTCACTGTCTACTATGGACTTGTTCCGAAAAATTGTCTAAAACGAAAGATCTTTTCATCTTTCGTTGTCCTTAACAAGTAGAAGCTCACAGTTCTTTCCATCTTTATGACCTAGGCGATGACGATGATCTAATCGATGACAGTTTGCATAAACAATGAGCAAATGAATGAGTTGAGTTTTAAGACACATATATGTGttttatcttgtttttgtccaaTAGACATCAATTAGATTACTGTCTTAGACATTACAAGGACGACTGTGAACTTCTACTTTCGGAGATCAATTCAAACGATTTTTAAATATTGGTTCATAGTAGctatttttaaccaaatacaacATCCAAAGTCAATTTTTGTCGCCACAGAGCTAATGACACTAAAACTTTTGAATACATCATACATGGTACTTGTATTTGTGATTTTCTTACAAATCACTCAAGTAGTTCTTTGAGTAActtttttgtatgttttttcCCCATACCTGTGATAATAACATCCGTGAGGTTAGTTCCAAATATGAGGCTTGTGAATCTTCCTGCTGGTGCATCTCTTCCTCTACCGTATGATGGTAAGGGTGCAATCACAGGCCACTCAGTTATATCCTAAATCATCATTTTAttaatacaataataataataataaacaaaaagttaGTATCCGTTTGGTATGATGGAAAGAAagtggaaggaaagaaaattacgaaaATCGATGAATGAACTTGGATTGTAAAGTAgtccaaatttatttattggtttacgtaattttctttcctctcactttctCTCGGTAGAACCAAAGGTAAAAGTCAGCAGTAGCACACATGAAAGTGCCAAAAAGTGGCACACTCAGAATAGTAAAGATAGAAACAGACAAAAATGTGATGGACCACACTATGGCATGATAGAGTTGGTGTGTGTGAATGTAGGAATAAAACTAAAGTGTGTCACGAAAAGTTGTTTTTGGGAATCAAAGGTTTAAGAGCTTAAATATTGCtttcattaattattattttttgtcaagtagtctactAACTAGAAATTtcataagtgggatgaccgacATTTAAACTTTGgtcattttcatatatataatgcaatgactctgccaactgagctaagttcacgCGGCATATTGCTTTCAttaattattaaagaatatatTGATATGTTTGATAGTGTGTGTTTGGGataacataattgattttgtacAATGTAAACATGATTTTAATGAAACAAGTGGTTCAACTTAAGTGATTGCTAATAAGTTCCACTTAACTATAAATTGTGTTGAGGAATCTAAATACAAACTTTAGTCGTAACAATCATTGATCAGTTCAaccgaactctaaattatcagATCTAGAACATTTTGGTGAATTAGTCACCAAAAAAGAGTAGAAATTAATTAGATACCTGAGAAGCAAGAAGAACAGCATCTTTGTCCAAATAGAGAGTAAAATGACTTATAAGACTGAAACTACCAGTAAGCCATTTTCCTGCAGGAACATAGAGCTGAGAACCACCATCAGAACCATACTGACTTAGATGACTAATTGCAGATTGAAAAGCCTTTGTGTTAGATGTGTTTCCATCTCCAACACCACCAAAATCTGTCAATGAAGCACTGTGTGCTCTGCAGTTTATACCATTGTACTCAAATGAAGTTGTCACAATTTTGGCTTTTCTACTTTCAGCTCTTTCTGGACATACAAGTGTCACAAGAAAgagaacaaaaattattttaattacctGTGAATCAACATAGTcatgaaaaaaattgttaaataaaTTATGTAAGTAGAAAAAATGTAGCAGAATTTGTCTAAGCATGTGCACTATTATAAGAACAGAATATGAAGAATAATAGAGGGTAAGGATAAATAGTCTCAATTGTACCCTTATGTGAGTTTTCCACAAGAGCTTCATTCTAAGAAAATTAACTTTGggatttgaatttgttttggtATATTTGGAGAGTGAAGCTATGTCAAGTATTTATAGCTCAAGTTCTAGTTAAGGAGGGTGATAGGTCCATTGGTTCCTAAAAGTTGAAAAGGATAAACTTCACGAGCtttttgtcatttttaaaaGTAAATGTCCATAGCATCTcatatatattaagaaattaTGTTTGTACCGAACTACCGATGGCTAGTTGGTTTAGATGGTAAGGATTTGACTCATATTTCACTAAGATATGCATTCAACTTCTATTGTCAGCGTAAAAACTTTGTTAGTGGATGGTTTGTAATCTCTCTATTGTTGCTCTCTCAACctcaaaatttttttaaacactGTCAAGTCTTGAGATTCAACTCGACTTAATCTTTGACTTTTAAagataatttattaatataatatgaaTTAGGTTTTAGACTTATAAGTATAAGTCCAAATTTTAAGATATATCAGAGTTTAATTTAAACTTAATGGACTCCCCACTTATATAAACTCTTAAAATTATAAACCGTCCATTTCCATGTTGAGAtctttatatttcttttttaataattgatggagtattttatctcatatATTAAAGAATTGGCCAATATTCAATTCACTAAGCTTAGAAGTGTCTAATTTCGAAGTTGGAATCTTTAACAAACATTCCTAGTCCCAAATCCTACTCAATCAACCATCACATTTGTGGTCCTATAGTATAAACTACTTTATAGTTTATAcgataaatataataaaatttggCATGTTGActttaaatattcacatttgGGTGCCTAGAATTTCATTTTCCCCTCTAcccaaaaaacacaaaaaatcatctTCTCATTATAttgcacatgatagaaaaacCTTGGGTGAAtaattgaaacttgaaagtagGATTGAGTTTTTCATAATCAAA
This genomic interval from Trifolium pratense cultivar HEN17-A07 linkage group LG6, ARS_RC_1.1, whole genome shotgun sequence contains the following:
- the LOC123889182 gene encoding probable polygalacturonase, which produces MKLLWKTHIRVIKIIFVLFLVTLVCPERAESRKAKIVTTSFEYNGINCRAHSASLTDFGGVGDGNTSNTKAFQSAISHLSQYGSDGGSQLYVPAGKWLTGSFSLISHFTLYLDKDAVLLASQDITEWPVIAPLPSYGRGRDAPAGRFTSLIFGTNLTDVIITGENGTIDGQGTFWWQQFHRKKLKYTRPYLIELMFSDSIQISNLTLLNSPSWNVHPVYSSNIIVQGITIIAPVTSPNTDGINPDSCTNVKIEDCYIVSGDDCVAVKSGWDEYGIKFGWPTKQLVIRRLTCISPFSATIALGSEMSGGIQDVRAEDITAIQTESGVRIKTAVGRGGYVKDIYVKRFTMHTMKWAFKMTGDYNSHADTHFDPNALPEIANINYRDVVAENVTIAAKFEGISNDPFKGICIANVTLGMAVKAKKRPWTCTDIEGMTSGVTPPPCDLLPDQGPEKIGACDFPEESLPIDKLELKKCAYNMKYVEMY
- the LOC123889183 gene encoding mitogen-activated protein kinase homolog MMK2-like, which translates into the protein MSLASSDHNNIKGVLTHGGRYVQYNIYGNIFQVSSKYVPPIRPVGRGAYGIVCAAVNAETREEVAIKKVGNAFDNRIDAKRTLREIKLLRHMDHENVIALKDIIRPPQMENFNDVYIVYELMDTDLHQIIRSNQPLTDDHCRYFLYQLLRGLKYVHSANVLHRDLKPSNLLLNSNCDLKIGDFGLARTTSETDFMTEYVVTRWYRAPELLLNCSEYTAAIDIWSVGCILGEIMTRQPLFPGKDYVHQLRLITELIGSPDDTSLGFLRSDNARRYLKQLPQYPRQQFAARFPSMSAGAVDLLEKMLVFDPTRRITVDEALRHQYLAPLHDINEEPVCSIPFNFDFEKPSFTEQDIKDLIWRETVKFNPGPPIY